The Microplitis demolitor isolate Queensland-Clemson2020A chromosome 8, iyMicDemo2.1a, whole genome shotgun sequence genome has a segment encoding these proteins:
- the LOC103580627 gene encoding uncharacterized protein LOC103580627, with amino-acid sequence MNNEGNDEFQDAKPIIVSLMKAPPFCPQRVALWFAKLEAQFAIHGIVVEKDKFNHAISLIDTRYAAEVESLIINPPANTPYSDLKNVLTACFSKSEEAKLRQLLDGEQIGDRTPSQFLRNLKALAPSVDEAVVKTKWLSGLPEQTCALLTAQKDATLDDQAQMADKLHEIMQGHVAATQAVSTSTQSQLEQQISALTLQVEALSKQLNERRGRGTSRNRQRNKQRSPSGKRQPESLETDSDSTTSSRRLFVNDRVNGTQHLVDTGSDLSVYPRGLLKKTSYTPIGYQLYAAKGSTIQNYGLVNLAPDLGLNRDFTWRFIVADVTKPLIRADFLSHFDLTVDLKRKRLRDGITENYPSNFYEYSIVLFNQSNRRQFSLHYATSRLRGHHSPRHNVFPD; translated from the exons ATGAACAACGAAGGAAACGACGAGTTTCAAGACGCCAAGCCAATAATCGTCAGTTTAATGAAAGCGCCACCATTTTGTCCACAACGAGTGGCATTGTGGTTTGCAAAACTCGAGGCACAGTTTGCAATTCATGGCATCGTGGTGGAAAAAGACAAGTTTAACCACGCGATTTCACTAATCGACACTCGCTATGCTGCTGAGGTAGAAAGCCTTATCATTAACCCTCCTGCGAACACTCCGTACTCGGATCTAAAAAACGTTCTGACTGCCTGCTTCTCTAAATCCGAAGAAGCCAAACTTCGCCAACTCCTTGATGGTGAACAAATCGGCGACAGGACTCCATCACAGTTCCTAAGAAACCTCAAAGCACTCGCACCGAGTGTTGACGAAGCCGTAGTAAAAACAAAATGGCTATCTGGCTTACCCGAACAAACATGCGCACTCCTCACAGCGCAAAAAGACGCTACCCTTGATGATCAAGCGCAAATGGCCGACAAGCTGCACGAAATCATGCAAGGCCATGTCGCCGCAACACAGGCGGTTTCCACTTCGACGCAGTCTCAACTGGAGCAGCAGATCAGCGCGCTAACGCTACAGGTCGAGGCCCTGTCAAAGCAGCTGAATGAACGACGAGGAAGGGGGACCTCTCGCAACCGCCAGCGCAACAAGCAACGCAGCCCGTCAG GAAAACGTCAACCAGAGTCATTAGAGACGGATAGTGACTCTACGACATCTTCACGCCGTCTATTCGTCAATGACCGAGTCAATGGAACACAACATCTCGTGGACACTGGCTCGGATCTCTCAGTCTATCCACGCGGCTTGCTGAAGAAGACCTCATACACGCCAATTGGATACCAATTGTACGCAGCGAAAGGTTCGACCATCCAAAATTATGGATTGGTCAACCTAGCACCGGATCTCGGACTTAATCGAGATTTCACTTGGCGATTCATCGTCGCTGACGTAACCAAGCCGCTCATCAGGGCTGATTTCCTGAGTCATTTTGACTTAACCGTCGACCTCAAACGCAAACGTTTGCGTGATGGCATTACCGAGAACTACCCCAGCAACTTCTATGAATACAGCATCGTTCTCTTCAATCAAAGCAATCGAAGGCAATTCAGTCTACATTATGCTACTTCGCGATTACGAGGACATCACTCACCCAGACACAACGTATTCCCGGACTAA